The Piliocolobus tephrosceles isolate RC106 unplaced genomic scaffold, ASM277652v3 unscaffolded_41926, whole genome shotgun sequence genome contains the following window.
tAAATGATAAGTAACATTGAATATGCATTATTTGTACCACACAGCTACAACACATTAAAGAACTTTTTAATAGTTCTaggtcaataaaaaaaaaaaaaaataaaaataacactattaaaatgtataataaagtaATCCTTAATAATGACTTATATGTAATTtacataaacaagtaaataatgtttataaagatGTAGAACTGTCACTTATAAAAATAATGGGaacatgtttattaaaaaaaaaggaaataactgaaaaaacactgtttaaaaaaaaaaaaaaaaaacgattaagatgaactatatatatatatatatgcattatcaTATCTTTACTTGGTTATGATTTGTGTGATTCTTTGATTTTGCCATTTTGAACTATTCCTTTTTTAACGTTGTATTTAATGATAAAGTgttgtttatataaatatgttaatgtACTTCGACGAGTTATATATTTCTTcgcttaaaattttatatatatataattatatgtttatatatattaaatgattaatttttgactctttttttaaaataaaaaaattgttaatatatttttatttaaacattatgtaaaaaaaaaatacgaaatatatatatatatatatatataatttctatggatatatatttatatatttttttttttttttttaaaggtgaccATTAACAAAGaacattatttatgtatatacgtGCTTAAATTTATATGAGCATTCATAATATATATACcattatgtttttattctcaCTTTAAtccctcataaaaaaaaaaaaaaataataaaaataaataagtgaccgtttttataaaaaaaatgagCTAGTTACTAAATGATGTACAATcagcacacaaacaaaaaataaaaataaaaataaaatgttctatgtTCACATCAACCtgtatatttctgtaaaaatttattaaattaaaaaaaaaaaaactttgtatggagtaaataaatacatatgtaaatatatttttgttttcctttacttcttttctttaaattatgcGTCGCTTATGTACCCACAAAGTTCATATTTAATAACTTttccataaatattaaaaaaaatatatatatatatatatatattataaacgtcgcttttttttttttttttatttatttttttaatgcttatatataaaatacttgaaataggatttttatatatttatttgttttttatttgttttttatttgttttttatttgctttttatttgctttttatttgctttttatttgtttatttttttttttttttttaacttaaaataaaaatagagaaaatgttaaagaatATTTGGGTACCTTTAGAATCCAACCCAGATTCGTTGTATTTATATTCTACTAAACTTGGACAATGTAAATTAAAGTTTGAGGATATTTTGGGTTTTGATAAAGACCTATTAGATATGGTTGGTTATGTTTTTGCAGtttatcaaacaaaaaaataattaaaaaaccacataattaaacAATTACATAACCACTTATATGTCccctacacacatacatatgataaacactataaaaaaaaaaataaaataaagaaaaacacacacgCATACATCATAAGcacattttttaagtaaacataagcacattttttaagtaaacattaATGACACGCacatatctttctctttctttcttcctatatatataatatatatatatatatattttttcttttttttaaatataaattaacagATACCTAAACCAGCGCATGCAATACTACTATTATAcccattaaatgaaaattttgtaatactttatttttttttcttatcctctttttttttcgtctcttctctttttttttttcaaactaattacctgttctttaaaaaaaggaattaaaatttttttttttttttttttttttttctgttattatcaattagaataatgaaaacaattcaagtgaaaaaatagtaaataaaggtATTAGTGACGCTTTTTTTATAAAGCAAGTAAGCATTATGGTTACATTATCGCTTGTATAATaatctataaatatacataccaatatatataaatgtatgtgccTACGTTTATATGCTTATGTGTGGATATATTTATAAAGACTGTTTTTAATTTGTGCattgtaaaaaaattatatagccTCGTtcgttcatttatttttgttctaatccatttttatctttattttttgtttattaagacTATTCCAAACTGTTGTGGTACAATTGCTTTGATACATTTGTTCGGAAATTTGAGAGATAAATTTGAAATTAGTAAGTTTGACTTTCcatctatttacatttatttttttactaaattataatatagctgtatatatatatatatatatattaacattgATGTGTTAGTTTTTATAATACCATCTAcgtatatgttatatgtatgcTTTCGTTGCTTCTTTTTAAGGCAAGGGTTCtattttagctaatttttttgataaaGTTGAGAAAATGACTcctgaagaaagaggaaaggtttCGTTTTACATATCACACattgtgttaaagaaaaaaggaacgaactatgtgaatatttatttttttctatttttatttttattttattattattattattattattattgttattattattttttttttttttttttaaacatttattcaaattGTTGGTTCTTACTTTTGTTACTTCCTTTTTTCTAGGAACTCGAAAATAATAAGAGCATTGAATTGTTACATCATGAATGTTCTGGTGGCCAAGCATCTGTAGGAGATGATATAAATGTTAAcacacattatattattttaatggaaCATAATGGAGAAATTATCGAATTGGATGGAAGGAAAAACGAACCAATTAGTCATGGTCAAAGGACTTCCAGTGAATTCATATacgtaataaatatatatgtcatacGTCTCAATCTGTGCATACAAATATACAACAAAACCTgaacatacacataaataaatagcacgataaaaaaaaaaaaaaaaaaaaaaaaaaaaaaaaaaacaaccattaaGGTGCATACAATACACgtttatattttttcacatttcaataaacatttaaaattttttattttgttattttaggatgtagcaaaaataatacaaaatgtgtttatagaaaaatgtaaaggAGATAATAGAATTTCAGCTTTAGCAGTTGTACCAATTGATTCcaattaaataatgttttattttattttatttttttttttgtttataataaaaaatataatttactattATGCACATAATATAAGAATtacataaaagtatatttatttttattttacacgATATTTATTCCATATTATGCCTTAAAGTATATTGGAATGTGTAAACGtttatgtaaatatacacatatgtaaacaCGTGTTTTAACATATTAAACATAATATAACTATCAtaaaaatttattactttttatttattattttattttttcgttTTAATTGCAAATATGTATTCATCATTTATTGATTGGTATTATAAATATTATCAACATTTTTTATATGAAAACAGCATCTAATAACAGTAACAAAATACATAACCAACTTGAAAAgtttataacatacaaaataaaataaaagtaattagtatgtaaataaaaaggaaataacagtgcttaaaaaaaaataaaccattaataaaaaaaaaaaaaaaaaaacgttaacaacccttgttttattttaatgtatcagTAAAACACACAGAATATTAATGATATGTTTATACTCATATATGACAGTTTCttaatatattattctttttaattataaaataaatgaataaacttatACATAagtacaaaacatatttttacattttaaatatatatatatatatatatatatatataggtaattattaaaatattattaaaatactaatACACCCAGATGCatgagtatttcatttttttttttttttttttctgcatgtaaaatataaatataaatggatatatatgaacacatagaattattgttaaataaaaaagaaaaaaaaaaaatgtatagagtatttttttttgtagatttaacTAATATATTACACAATGTTTAAACAATTATAACCTATTAATTTgttattaaaagtaattaaaaaatgaacaaatgcccTTGACATTACACATCAcacattctctcattttttttattttcttttaaatgtaacatttctaccaatgagaaaaaaaaaaaaaaaaaaaaaaaagtaatacttataaatgtaatatgcaaataaatatatttgtgtgctCTAGAacacatctctattttttttttttttttttttttttaacaccactTCATTAGTTCTTGTAACTTTTTATATTgcattattattcttttcttgagcctttttattttattttttgtggttttcattGTAATTCGAAATAATTTTTAAGCTCACTATGATTTTTGAAATGCCTATATAAGCACCCTTAATaaacgtcaaaaaaaaaaataaaataaaataaaataataataaaaaaaaaataaaacaaaagtaacaaaagtaacaaaagaacaaaggtggtgaaaaaaatgaaaatattaaacgTAGCAAAAGCAGTAAGAGCAATAAAAATAGTGaatttgataaaaaaaaattaagtacaacTAAAGATACATAATAaattgtttgttctttttatgcacattttttgattgtttttatttcaatatttaaatttttattctattgagTTTCtagtgatatatacatatatatatttgcaccATTATATTTTCGAagcttattataattttttttttatttttttttttaacttattgataacctcaaaaaaaaaaaaaaaagctaaaaaaaaaaaccagttgtttgttaaaaatctattgatcacaaaaaaaatccaatttttttaaaacatttatttttaaacattaataattataaaaaaaaaaattttcttgcaTATACTTTTGTGTTGattattatatgtatttgtttcactttattttttatacttttgtattttatattgtttttattattataaatgatatGTTGACATTTCTGTAAGTTGTGTTGTCAGTATACATAGGTGTCAGCTAGTGTTTattctttatacatatatatgtatatagtgtgtgcgtgtgtgtgtgtgtgttttttttttttttttttttatttagttgtgaacttttaattaactttattaaatttatattttattcatttaaatagtaacattattaactaaatattttgttggcttttataactataaatttttttttttttttctttcatttaggaTGCGTACTTTTAGGTGTATGTTaatgtgtttgaaaaatattcaacttGTTCgtttatgcatgtatatatatatatatatatatatatataacattgtcAAATAAGGTGGATATAATATGTATCTAAATAGTAGTTATATTTAAAACTGCTACTAAATTTGACTACACCTTATTACATATATAAgttataaaaaaaatatttatatgtatatatatttttgttcgtatgttttactgtatttgttttatacATGTAAGGAAACATATGTATGTCATGTGTTAGCAATCTTTATGATTAACTTTATTGCGATTTATAAACTATATGttttataatgtaaatttttgggagttctttttttatatttatgtatatatatatatacatgtgtataaatGTGCTATGACATATATATGATCACTTAGCAAAGTATTTCACTATGTTTAAGAAAGTGATTAATgcgaattaaaataaaaaatttgtcattttattaattagCAAAAAATGCTCTCCTAACTAATTAAACaacattagcaaaaaaaaaaaaaaaaaaaaaaaaaaaaaaaaaaaaaaaaaaaaaaaacgaacaaaaaaaacaataaccATAACCGCAgccaaaaccacacaactacacaATCATAACCACAACAAATAATAACAGACATGACTAGTATAAAATACGTTGGTCATtcacataaaaaagatgagttaaaaaataaacttgtcaACAACGAATTTTATCataatgacatttttctttatgataaacatataaatttagaaaaagaaaaaaagaatcaaattaaaatggGTAACTCGAATAATCACAACTTTCAAtctgaagaacaaaataaaaatatgtacaataaatcagaagaacataaagaaaaaaaagaaactaaaaaacaagataaaaattgtgataaaattaaagatggaaaaaaggaaaataatagagaaaaaaataagcacaaggatactattctgaaaaatgtttataataataaattaagtgaaaataaaaatacagatacaaaTACTTTACTACTCAATAATACAGATGATAATGCAGATGGTAATACAATTGGTAATGCAAATAGTAATGCAAGTAGTAATGCAGATGGTAATAACAATAGTAACGCTAGTAATAGTACAGATGCTGAAATCAtagaaaaaactataaatatgcaatcatgtacCGAAAACTTACATGCTTCAAACAGAACattaaataatgacaataatgataggattttaattgtaaaacaatataatatagaaaaagaaaacaaaacggGTAGTAATAACAAATGCACAAATAATATTAACACATATAGTGTAAGtaacataaataaagaaaagggagaaaaatataataatgataatagcagtagtaatagcagtagtaatagcagtaataatagaagtagtaatagtagtagtaatagaaGTAGTAATAGCAGTAGTAATAGCAGTAGTAATAGCAGAAGTGAcaatagcaaaagaaaaccaaaaaatacaagaaaaaaaatgtaggaatAAACAAACAGACAGTAGCGACAGTTATATACCAATCAATAAAAGTAAACACATTATGgatgataatagtgataataatagtagctGTAGTAATTACACCAATATTAGAATGTTAAGCAAAAGTAGTAAAATAACAAATGATGACAAAGAAGACTTATTTTGTaatcataactttaaaaaaaacacgaaaacacatattttacatacaaaaaagaaaaaaaaaaaaaataattacaaaaaatatagaaaaagataaaagagtgataaacaaaatatgttatgattttaattctgaaaataataaaaatataattaataaatttaattctgatttatcgtatttaaatgtgaatggatttAATAATAATACTGATAATATGAATTTCGATAATGTTAATGTtgataatgttaatatttataatgtCAATGTTTATAATGTCAATGTTGATAATGTTAACGCTCATAATGCCAATGCCAATTGtgttaataaaaacataaat
Protein-coding sequences here:
- the LOC113223601 gene encoding ubiquitin carboxyl-terminal hydrolase 3-like, whose product is MLKNIWVPLESNPDSLYLYSTKLGQCKLKFEDILGFDKDLLDMIPKPAHAILLLYPLNENFNNENNSSEKIVNKGISDAFFIKQTIPNCCGTIALIHLFGNLRDKFEISKGSILANFFDKVEKMTPEERGKELENNKSIELLHHECSGGQASVGDDINVNTHYIILMEHNGEIIELDGRKNEPISHGQRTSSEFIYDVAKIIQNVFIEKCKGDNRISALAVVPIDSN